One Leptolyngbya ohadii IS1 genomic window carries:
- a CDS encoding response regulator, giving the protein MSQAKQILIIDDEEDIRAVVQVSLEEFGGWGAIAVSSETEGLHLVRSAVPDAILLDISMPDFDGFQVCEALQQEAQTQSIPVIVLTAKVLPSDRQQLASLNIAGVITKPFDPMLIWQEVAAILGWSTL; this is encoded by the coding sequence ATGAGCCAAGCCAAGCAGATTTTAATCATTGATGACGAGGAAGATATTCGCGCAGTGGTGCAAGTGTCTCTTGAGGAATTTGGAGGCTGGGGAGCGATCGCCGTATCATCGGAAACAGAAGGGTTACATCTCGTCCGATCGGCTGTACCGGATGCCATTTTGCTCGACATTTCCATGCCGGATTTTGATGGCTTTCAGGTTTGTGAAGCGCTCCAGCAGGAGGCTCAAACTCAGTCTATTCCCGTGATTGTCCTCACAGCAAAAGTTTTGCCGAGCGATCGTCAACAGCTTGCTTCGCTTAATATTGCAGGCGTGATCACTAAACCTTTTGACCCGATGCTGATTTGGCAAGAAGTCGCAGCAATTTTAGGCTGGTCAACCCTATAA
- a CDS encoding response regulator, translating into MPTKSILLIEPESSLREVLYVCLHELGGWQVILSSSIQEGMRICQSIRPDAILLDTSTAETDALIFTEQLKQHSMTRSIPILLMTARASWFTPPQLRQMGFAGAIAKPFNPSTLSGQIAHLLEELI; encoded by the coding sequence ATGCCCACGAAATCCATTCTGCTGATTGAACCCGAATCCAGCCTGCGAGAAGTGCTGTACGTCTGTCTTCACGAGTTGGGTGGATGGCAGGTGATCCTGTCCAGTTCAATTCAGGAAGGGATGCGAATTTGTCAGTCTATTCGACCCGATGCCATTTTGCTGGACACTTCAACTGCGGAAACCGATGCCCTGATCTTTACCGAACAGCTCAAGCAGCATTCGATGACGCGATCGATTCCTATCCTGTTGATGACGGCAAGAGCAAGCTGGTTTACCCCACCGCAACTGCGCCAGATGGGTTTTGCAGGAGCGATCGCCAAGCCGTTTAACCCTTCCACCCTGTCCGGGCAAATTGCTCACCTGTTGGAGGAATTGATATGA
- a CDS encoding TetR/AcrR family transcriptional regulator has product MPNRSRSTERLIQAAMQLFVSQGITATTTRQIAELAGVNEVTLFRQFGTKQGLLLTLLKDAALLTPLGEALGQQATQAAHLDDALYRYGQIQLEAIDQAPELLRSIIGEAGQYSRETAEALGQAFQQINHYAAEYLATVLQDQPAPRLPVATIAALLNCLLLGYAVLEVTTPPDSLEENRTEFLNQLGVLFQQGVLAQLIPAAGLPPAPAAVADLPDAIVHSLLQQAKKSSLQDYALAYLLFAAGLSAAEMAGLCRLHSQSDRHQHVLYLDRAGSRQVPVNQWILGERYGSYQRNPLSQWLKSRKDDQPAMFINEAGNPLSEVEVRLRWQVWVADLRTATSQPPQIEQAQATWCVEMLTKGISLEELSLLTGFAIVQLRLYAQRAQEKAVLERALQLDQS; this is encoded by the coding sequence ATGCCAAACCGATCTCGCTCTACGGAACGCCTGATCCAGGCGGCAATGCAGCTATTTGTATCCCAGGGCATTACTGCCACCACGACCCGGCAGATTGCAGAACTGGCAGGCGTCAATGAAGTTACGCTGTTTCGGCAGTTTGGCACGAAGCAAGGCTTGCTGCTAACGCTACTCAAAGACGCCGCCCTGCTTACTCCCCTCGGCGAGGCATTAGGACAACAGGCAACTCAAGCCGCTCATCTCGATGACGCACTCTACCGTTACGGACAAATACAGCTAGAGGCGATCGATCAGGCACCCGAACTGCTGCGATCGATTATTGGTGAGGCAGGACAGTACTCCCGCGAAACGGCTGAAGCGCTGGGGCAAGCTTTCCAGCAAATCAATCACTATGCTGCCGAATATCTGGCAACGGTACTTCAGGATCAGCCCGCTCCCCGTTTGCCCGTCGCCACGATCGCCGCCCTCTTAAACTGCCTGCTGCTGGGCTATGCTGTCCTGGAAGTGACGACTCCCCCTGACTCGCTAGAAGAAAACCGCACCGAATTTCTCAATCAACTGGGAGTCCTGTTTCAACAGGGGGTATTGGCACAGTTAATCCCTGCTGCTGGTTTACCTCCCGCTCCCGCCGCAGTTGCCGATCTGCCAGACGCGATCGTGCATTCGCTGTTGCAGCAGGCTAAGAAGAGTAGCCTTCAGGATTATGCGCTTGCCTACCTCCTGTTTGCCGCAGGCTTAAGTGCTGCCGAAATGGCTGGCTTGTGTCGGTTACACTCCCAAAGCGATCGGCATCAGCATGTGCTGTATCTCGATCGAGCCGGATCGCGGCAAGTGCCTGTCAATCAATGGATTTTAGGAGAACGCTACGGTTCCTACCAGCGCAATCCGCTGTCGCAGTGGCTCAAAAGCCGCAAAGATGATCAGCCTGCGATGTTTATCAACGAGGCGGGCAATCCGCTGTCGGAAGTGGAAGTGCGATTACGCTGGCAGGTTTGGGTCGCAGATTTACGCACGGCAACCAGTCAGCCCCCCCAGATTGAACAGGCTCAGGCAACTTGGTGCGTAGAGATGTTGACAAAAGGCATCAGCTTGGAAGAGTTGAGCTTGCTGACGGGATTTGCTATTGTACAACTTCGGCTTTATGCTCAACGAGCGCAAGAAAAAGCTGTGTTAGAACGTGCCTTGCAGCTGGATCAAAGCTAG
- a CDS encoding sensor histidine kinase: MLSNAIKFSTPGSTVWLKAEWIGEHSPFILFMIRDQGRGIPQDKQETIFEQFQQVDVSDSRQKGGTGLGLAIWKKIVQEHDGKIWVESVLDEGSTFYFTLPIEDG, encoded by the coding sequence CTGCTAAGTAACGCGATTAAGTTTTCGACCCCAGGTAGCACTGTTTGGCTGAAAGCAGAGTGGATAGGCGAACATTCACCCTTCATCCTCTTCATGATCCGAGACCAGGGACGCGGCATTCCACAAGATAAACAGGAAACGATCTTCGAGCAATTCCAGCAGGTCGATGTGTCGGATTCGCGACAGAAGGGTGGCACAGGATTAGGATTGGCAATTTGGAAGAAAATTGTGCAGGAGCATGACGGCAAAATTTGGGTCGAGAGTGTTCTGGATGAGGGAAGCACTTTCTACTTTACGCTGCCGATTGAGGATGGTTAG
- a CDS encoding alpha/beta hydrolase codes for MSQRVWKRKRFSLRETAKQTLGAVISGLVLAVGMNIAPATAAERINIGVSSVGVSVSIADLETFLQTGQLPPALQPYRFVLTQEVRQALSNTANLNPSVSDDLIYDLLDSTNGDRLLNLLQRLIVGSTREDITTAITQAAQQPEGLSLIEILRQYPQDQIRVDLEAAIALLFQMNQSRSAVGTALDQGLSLFTLPFRHSLDPAAPGTAEVRQRTLTFRDWQRDRTISADLYWSSRRHGSLVVLSHGFAADRRFLGYLGEHLASHGFTVAAIEHPGSSLSWFDRLTSGRWVPDEQRAILPASEFVDRPRDIQFLLNELEQLERQSSRFSNLFNTEQVTVIGHSLGGYTALALAGAELDLNQLRTFCNRSDQVGLIPADWLQCTAADLPDNLPILQDERIAQIIALNPVVGDLFTSESLAQIQVPTIVLSNSADTLTPPIRHQLLPFEQMQTEKYLITAIGATHLSAGTPGTLNQALVESAFVRERPSDETEPLRQVLKGLSLAFVQQLTPEAINYRPFLTPAYVQFRSTHDLKLRLATDLSPRFVAELQQLEGTQRAIVSSPRISTILATVLVKLEMSQRRDKWLLLLAWASVSPAAQRKTKAKDEQSERSKVVS; via the coding sequence GTGAGTCAACGAGTTTGGAAGCGGAAACGATTCTCCCTCAGGGAAACGGCGAAGCAAACCCTGGGTGCGGTGATCAGCGGGCTAGTATTGGCAGTCGGCATGAATATTGCTCCAGCTACCGCTGCTGAACGAATCAATATTGGAGTGAGTTCTGTCGGGGTCTCTGTGTCGATCGCTGACCTGGAAACCTTTCTCCAAACTGGGCAATTGCCACCTGCACTACAACCCTACCGTTTTGTCCTAACTCAGGAAGTCCGCCAGGCTCTTAGCAATACGGCAAATCTAAACCCGTCTGTCAGCGACGATTTAATTTATGATTTGCTCGACTCCACAAACGGCGATCGCCTGCTAAATTTGCTGCAACGGCTGATCGTTGGCAGTACCAGAGAGGATATTACGACCGCCATTACTCAAGCGGCTCAGCAGCCCGAAGGCTTAAGCCTGATTGAAATTCTGCGCCAGTATCCGCAAGACCAAATAAGGGTTGATTTGGAAGCAGCGATCGCCCTGCTCTTTCAGATGAATCAATCGCGAAGCGCAGTTGGAACAGCTTTGGATCAAGGACTATCCCTTTTTACCCTGCCCTTTCGGCATTCACTTGACCCGGCTGCTCCTGGCACGGCTGAGGTACGGCAGCGGACGCTGACCTTTCGAGATTGGCAGCGCGATCGCACGATTTCTGCTGACCTGTACTGGAGCAGTCGGCGTCACGGTTCGCTCGTTGTTCTCTCCCACGGATTTGCAGCCGATCGCCGTTTTTTAGGGTACCTGGGGGAGCATCTGGCTTCGCACGGCTTTACAGTGGCAGCAATCGAGCATCCAGGCAGCAGCCTCAGCTGGTTCGATCGACTGACGAGCGGTAGATGGGTTCCCGACGAGCAACGCGCCATTCTGCCTGCCTCAGAATTTGTCGATCGCCCCAGAGATATCCAGTTTTTGCTGAACGAACTGGAGCAACTGGAACGGCAGTCATCGCGATTTTCTAATTTATTCAATACCGAGCAAGTGACGGTGATTGGACACTCGCTGGGTGGCTACACGGCGCTGGCACTGGCAGGCGCAGAACTAGATTTGAATCAGCTCAGGACTTTCTGCAATCGTTCCGATCAGGTTGGGCTAATTCCTGCCGACTGGCTGCAATGCACTGCCGCAGACTTACCCGATAATCTGCCTATCCTACAGGATGAGCGGATCGCTCAGATTATTGCGCTCAATCCAGTCGTCGGCGATCTGTTCACGTCAGAGAGTCTGGCACAAATCCAGGTTCCGACGATCGTCCTGTCCAACAGTGCAGACACGCTCACCCCTCCGATTCGCCATCAGCTTTTACCATTCGAGCAGATGCAGACCGAGAAGTACCTGATTACGGCGATCGGCGCGACCCATCTTAGTGCAGGAACACCGGGTACGTTAAATCAAGCTCTGGTGGAAAGTGCGTTTGTGCGCGAACGTCCTAGCGACGAAACAGAACCGCTACGGCAAGTGTTAAAAGGCTTGTCGCTGGCATTTGTGCAGCAGCTAACGCCGGAGGCTATAAACTACCGTCCTTTTCTTACGCCAGCTTATGTACAGTTCCGCTCAACTCATGATTTAAAGCTGCGTCTTGCAACTGATCTGTCGCCCAGGTTCGTTGCTGAATTGCAGCAATTAGAGGGCACGCAGCGGGCGATCGTTTCTTCCCCTCGGATTAGCACAATTCTGGCAACTGTTCTCGTTAAGCTTGAAATGTCGCAGCGGCGCGATAAATGGTTATTGCTCTTAGCTTGGGCAAGCGTATCCCCTGCTGCTCAGCGCAAGACCAAAGCAAAAGATGAACAATCAGAGCGATCGAAAGTTGTAAGCTAA
- a CDS encoding cation:proton antiporter has translation MEWILAQQASLNDRTAIDSQAAGNIPELVIILIILLMIATLVALVTQRLRIPYITGLVLAGLPITEVLSRRIGLDPALVLNLFLPILIFEAAINTDISRLRSTFKPIALLAGPGSILSSGIIAVLVKYGLGLDWIPALLIGIILANTDTVSIIAVFKEIRVPARLSTIVEGETLFNDAAALVSFNLILVIYATGSLTVVQGVRELLVVSVGGAIVGAILGYLSLPIFVRLDDSLSSLLLTVALALGTFQIGQFLGVSGAVSVVIAGLIFGNLGLPRSSSASDRMTLLSFWEYAGFGVNTFIFLLIGIEINPLTLWRILPSILLVILAYQLGRIFSVYLLLAGLRWFDRPIPFRWQHVLVLGNIKGSLSMALAVAIPLTLTGRNFIIELVFGAVLFSLVIQGLALPWLIKRLNIGRVSQRMQEAGKLQIQLIAAKAAQDELDSLLKSGVLPKAVYEELWASYQARVAESERTLRDFYNQYRANQLGSDPPEGAARSGRPGLDTIRRRLLLAEKGAVNDALRKRIVPEDLVQPYVKDLDEKLLTLEDD, from the coding sequence GTGGAGTGGATTTTAGCGCAACAGGCTTCCTTGAACGATCGGACGGCGATCGACAGTCAGGCAGCGGGAAACATTCCAGAACTTGTGATTATTCTGATTATTCTGCTGATGATCGCAACGCTGGTTGCCCTTGTGACTCAGCGATTACGCATTCCTTACATCACAGGTTTGGTTCTCGCGGGTCTACCCATTACTGAAGTTTTATCGCGTCGTATCGGGTTAGATCCGGCTCTCGTTCTCAATCTGTTTCTGCCGATTCTCATCTTTGAGGCAGCAATTAATACCGATATCAGCCGTCTTCGCAGCACCTTTAAACCGATCGCCCTGCTTGCAGGTCCCGGTTCAATTTTGTCCTCCGGCATTATTGCTGTGCTAGTGAAATACGGGCTGGGGCTGGACTGGATTCCGGCGTTGCTCATTGGCATCATTCTGGCAAATACGGATACAGTTTCGATTATTGCCGTCTTCAAGGAGATTCGGGTGCCTGCCCGGTTGTCTACGATTGTGGAAGGGGAAACTCTATTTAACGATGCCGCTGCCCTGGTTTCCTTTAACCTGATTCTGGTTATCTACGCGACGGGATCGCTGACGGTCGTACAGGGGGTCCGAGAACTGCTGGTCGTTTCAGTGGGTGGGGCGATCGTGGGAGCCATTTTGGGCTATCTGAGCCTGCCAATCTTTGTTCGTTTGGATGATTCCCTCAGCAGCCTCTTACTGACCGTTGCCCTGGCATTAGGAACCTTTCAGATTGGGCAATTTCTGGGAGTATCGGGCGCAGTGTCGGTGGTGATCGCGGGACTTATTTTTGGCAACCTGGGGCTACCGCGCAGTTCGTCTGCCTCCGATCGCATGACGCTGCTAAGCTTTTGGGAATATGCAGGGTTTGGCGTAAATACGTTTATCTTCCTGCTGATTGGCATTGAGATTAATCCGTTGACGCTCTGGAGAATTCTGCCGTCCATTCTGTTGGTAATTCTGGCATATCAACTTGGACGTATTTTCTCAGTCTATTTACTATTAGCAGGACTACGATGGTTCGATCGCCCAATTCCCTTCCGCTGGCAGCACGTTTTGGTGTTGGGAAATATCAAAGGATCGCTGTCCATGGCACTTGCGGTTGCGATTCCGCTCACGCTAACCGGACGGAATTTTATTATTGAATTGGTGTTTGGTGCCGTTTTATTCTCGCTAGTCATTCAAGGATTAGCCCTACCCTGGCTGATCAAGCGGCTCAACATCGGTCGTGTCTCCCAGAGGATGCAGGAGGCTGGAAAGTTGCAGATTCAGCTCATTGCAGCAAAAGCGGCTCAAGATGAACTGGATAGTTTACTCAAATCCGGCGTATTGCCCAAGGCAGTTTACGAGGAACTGTGGGCGTCTTACCAGGCAAGAGTCGCTGAGTCTGAACGTACCCTGCGAGACTTTTATAACCAATATCGGGCGAACCAACTAGGAAGCGATCCGCCAGAGGGGGCTGCGCGAAGCGGTCGTCCTGGGTTGGATACCATTCGACGCCGACTGCTGCTTGCTGAAAAAGGCGCAGTGAATGATGCCCTTCGCAAACGCATTGTCCCAGAAGACCTGGTGCAGCCCTACGTCAAAGATTTGGATGAGAAACTTCTAACGTTGGAAGACGACTAG
- a CDS encoding response regulator transcription factor encodes MNRILIAEDNPRITSFLETGLQANGYTTTVVSTAKEAIAFASGTDFDLLILDLGLPDADGLKVLATVRGQGAILPIIILTARDGLDDTVEGLESGADDYMTKPFRFEELLARVRVQLRNQRSSRKPQETQLRIADITLDLLTRQVWVGDRSVELSTREFLMLEVFLRHPMQVMTREQLLDRIWGYDYDPGTNIVNVYVGHLRRKIGDDRLETVRGAGYRLRV; translated from the coding sequence ATGAATCGCATCCTGATCGCCGAGGACAATCCGCGCATCACTTCTTTCCTGGAAACCGGACTTCAGGCTAATGGCTACACCACGACCGTTGTGAGTACCGCAAAGGAAGCGATCGCATTTGCAAGCGGCACAGACTTTGATTTGCTGATCCTCGACCTGGGTTTGCCGGATGCCGATGGATTGAAAGTGCTGGCAACTGTACGGGGGCAGGGGGCAATACTGCCGATTATTATTCTGACTGCCCGCGATGGACTCGACGATACGGTAGAAGGGCTAGAAAGCGGCGCAGATGACTACATGACCAAACCCTTCCGCTTTGAGGAACTTCTGGCACGGGTGCGGGTTCAGCTTCGCAACCAGCGATCGTCCCGCAAGCCTCAAGAAACCCAGTTGCGGATAGCAGATATCACCCTGGATTTATTGACGCGGCAGGTGTGGGTGGGCGATCGTTCGGTCGAGCTTTCAACCCGCGAATTCTTGATGCTGGAGGTCTTCTTGCGCCATCCTATGCAGGTGATGACTCGCGAACAGCTGCTCGATCGTATCTGGGGCTATGACTACGATCCAGGCACAAATATCGTGAATGTTTACGTGGGGCATTTGCGGCGCAAAATTGGCGACGATCGGCTGGAAACGGTACGCGGTGCAGGCTATCGGCTGCGCGTTTGA
- a CDS encoding sensor histidine kinase, with translation MPLLPRPPQASASTSAQPLLAKITNLRWHRWLFSVRTRLLLWYLFLAGCVTGISVNAADRIYRESIVSRANLAMKQQLDQFDVFVKARQQSGKLSPFTSQTFDAFLNIYAPTRNEYFIMLIDGQLHDYRSYSGKTPAFLEQNPSQLADWAKAKYRQKGQIQLEEQRFQFVAQGFRLPGKQPGTLIVLYDVTSDFQQGRQALLHLLRDVSIFLGISLIFAWFTAGRVLAPLRQLTKTAQSIRESDMSQRLPVQGKDEIAELTTTFNEMLDRLQVAFESQKEFLKDASHELRTPITVIQGHLEMLQYRPNQQEETIVLVMDELDRMSRLVNDLLLLAKTENPNFLHLKTEELDWMTEELYLKARSLAPRQWKLESKGLSPIRCDRQRLTQAVMNLVQNAVRHTQENDTITLGSSVRDNYVALWVRDTGEGIAPQDQKRIFQRFTRGTNQDNQFEGYGLGLSIVQAIAHAHHGWVELQSHLGAGSTFTIIIPLEPPITPHESHPDRRGQSAHHFFPGNRTSG, from the coding sequence ATGCCACTGCTTCCCAGACCTCCTCAAGCTTCTGCCTCGACATCAGCGCAGCCGCTCCTGGCAAAAATCACGAACTTGCGCTGGCATCGCTGGCTGTTTAGCGTTCGCACTCGGCTATTGCTGTGGTATCTGTTTCTGGCAGGGTGCGTGACGGGGATTTCGGTCAACGCCGCCGATCGCATTTATCGCGAAAGTATTGTGTCGCGAGCGAATCTGGCGATGAAGCAGCAGCTTGACCAGTTCGACGTTTTTGTGAAAGCCCGTCAGCAGAGCGGCAAACTCTCGCCCTTTACCAGTCAAACCTTCGACGCATTTCTCAATATCTACGCGCCGACGCGCAACGAATACTTTATTATGCTGATCGATGGTCAACTGCACGACTATCGCTCCTACTCCGGAAAAACGCCTGCCTTCCTGGAGCAAAATCCTAGCCAGCTTGCAGACTGGGCAAAAGCGAAATATCGTCAGAAGGGGCAGATTCAGTTAGAGGAGCAGCGATTCCAATTTGTCGCGCAAGGCTTTCGACTCCCTGGGAAACAGCCAGGAACCCTGATTGTTCTCTACGATGTCACCTCAGACTTTCAGCAGGGAAGACAGGCGTTGCTGCACTTACTGCGCGATGTCAGCATTTTTTTGGGAATCTCCCTCATCTTTGCCTGGTTTACGGCAGGACGGGTGCTGGCTCCCCTACGGCAATTGACAAAAACAGCGCAGTCAATCCGCGAATCGGATATGAGCCAACGCTTGCCCGTGCAGGGAAAAGATGAGATTGCAGAACTGACGACCACCTTTAACGAAATGCTCGATCGTCTTCAGGTCGCCTTCGAGAGCCAAAAGGAATTTCTTAAAGATGCCAGCCATGAATTGAGAACCCCCATCACCGTGATTCAGGGACATCTGGAGATGCTGCAATACCGTCCTAACCAGCAAGAAGAAACGATCGTCCTGGTGATGGATGAACTCGATCGCATGAGCCGCCTGGTGAACGATCTGCTGCTGCTGGCAAAAACCGAAAATCCCAACTTTCTGCACCTCAAAACCGAGGAACTGGACTGGATGACCGAGGAACTGTACCTCAAAGCCCGCTCGCTCGCTCCGCGCCAGTGGAAGCTGGAATCGAAGGGACTTAGCCCAATTCGCTGCGATCGCCAACGCCTGACCCAGGCTGTGATGAATCTGGTGCAGAATGCAGTGCGGCACACTCAAGAAAACGATACAATTACGCTCGGCTCTTCGGTACGCGATAATTATGTTGCTTTATGGGTGCGCGATACCGGAGAAGGAATTGCTCCCCAAGACCAGAAACGGATCTTCCAACGCTTCACGCGTGGCACCAATCAAGACAACCAGTTTGAAGGTTACGGACTCGGACTTTCCATTGTGCAGGCGATCGCCCATGCCCACCACGGCTGGGTTGAACTGCAAAGCCACCTGGGAGCAGGCTCAACCTTTACGATTATTATTCCGCTGGAACCCCCCATCACACCCCATGAATCGCATCCTGATCGCCGAGGACAATCCGCGCATCACTTCTTTCCTGGAAACCGGACTTCAGGCTAA
- a CDS encoding helix-turn-helix domain-containing protein: MQDSRDKLLFILVYFRLYPTQEVQGFLFGIGQPQAHEWVH, translated from the coding sequence TTGCAAGACAGTCGGGATAAGCTGTTGTTCATCCTGGTGTATTTTCGGTTGTACCCGACGCAGGAAGTTCAAGGCTTTTTGTTTGGCATCGGGCAACCCCAGGCGCATGAGTGGGTGCATTAG
- a CDS encoding IS701 family transposase: MPPSRDARPTLTFVDEYCQLFQSLFPEVRSFEAFKLLHLGLISDIKRKSLPAIAKAVGLDDPQSLHHFLTESPWSAQKFRRERLQVTLDLLKGAAMMLLIDETGDRKKGKTTDYGKPQYIGNVGKKENGIVVVTAYGLYKGMILPLSFEVYKPHERLKPPEAYRTKPQIAAQMIRELQAIGFRFELVLGDSLYGESDGNFVSVLHQLGLPYILVIRSSHAMWVPKDQHVRMNRWRKFERTFTNGETETRYIRELIDGQRREVRYWQLTSDPQTLPGNSTWYVMSHVSMLKFNQVGDQYGFRTWVEYGLKQSKDELGWADFRMTSYEQIEKWWEMVMSAFLMVRLFAEQFNDCCPLSHQVLARHPWWDNQKGWKNLLNNLRLIIQPLICYNWLKRWLEVFIIPHLSIGFARLIEQMNQFVCPAVRWLNLDRLLFSSA, from the coding sequence ATGCCTCCCTCCAGAGATGCCCGTCCTACCTTGACTTTTGTGGATGAGTACTGCCAACTGTTTCAATCGCTATTTCCTGAAGTGCGAAGCTTTGAAGCCTTCAAGCTGTTGCATTTGGGACTGATCTCAGATATTAAACGTAAATCCCTTCCTGCCATTGCCAAGGCAGTAGGACTGGATGACCCACAAAGCCTGCATCATTTCCTCACCGAATCCCCTTGGTCAGCCCAAAAGTTTCGCCGAGAGCGTCTACAAGTCACTCTAGACCTGCTGAAAGGCGCAGCGATGATGTTGCTCATTGACGAAACGGGAGACCGTAAAAAAGGCAAAACCACAGATTATGGGAAACCACAGTACATCGGTAATGTCGGCAAAAAAGAGAATGGGATTGTGGTTGTTACGGCATACGGATTGTACAAAGGCATGATCTTGCCGTTGAGTTTCGAGGTGTACAAACCCCATGAGCGACTTAAACCCCCTGAAGCTTATCGCACCAAACCTCAAATTGCGGCTCAAATGATTCGAGAGCTACAGGCGATAGGATTTCGATTTGAACTGGTGCTGGGCGATAGTTTATATGGCGAGAGTGATGGCAATTTTGTCAGTGTATTGCATCAATTAGGATTGCCTTACATTCTGGTAATCCGCAGCAGCCACGCCATGTGGGTGCCCAAAGACCAGCACGTGAGAATGAATCGATGGCGCAAATTTGAACGAACTTTCACCAACGGTGAAACCGAAACCCGCTATATTCGCGAGCTTATTGATGGACAACGCCGGGAAGTCCGTTATTGGCAGTTGACCAGCGATCCTCAAACTCTCCCTGGCAATTCGACCTGGTATGTCATGAGCCATGTCTCAATGCTCAAGTTCAACCAAGTGGGCGATCAATATGGCTTTAGAACCTGGGTCGAGTATGGTCTCAAGCAAAGCAAAGACGAATTGGGATGGGCAGACTTTCGCATGACGAGTTACGAGCAGATTGAGAAATGGTGGGAAATGGTGATGAGTGCCTTTCTCATGGTTAGACTGTTCGCCGAGCAGTTCAATGATTGTTGCCCTTTGTCCCATCAAGTTTTGGCGCGACATCCTTGGTGGGATAATCAGAAGGGTTGGAAGAATTTGCTCAACAACCTGCGCTTAATCATCCAACCGTTAATTTGCTACAACTGGCTGAAGCGATGGTTAGAGGTCTTTATCATTCCCCACCTCTCAATCGGATTTGCGCGGCTCATTGAGCAGATGAATCAGTTTGTTTGTCCGGCAGTGCGTTGGCTCAACTTGGATAGACTTCTCTTTTCTTCCGCATAG
- a CDS encoding lipase family protein: protein MYNRLSRQVRRAANTLNPSPPWFIAGHSLGGALATLAAADLAYNYPTIKERIQLYSYGAPRVDNQAFVEFLGTIAPNSYRILNMADMVTMVPPANLVEQ, encoded by the coding sequence TTGTATAATCGACTGTCAAGACAGGTGCGGCGGGCGGCTAATACACTCAATCCATCACCTCCTTGGTTCATTGCAGGTCATAGTTTAGGAGGGGCACTCGCAACGCTAGCAGCGGCTGATCTCGCCTACAACTACCCGACGATTAAAGAACGGATTCAGCTCTACAGCTATGGTGCACCCAGGGTAGACAATCAAGCCTTTGTCGAATTTCTGGGGACGATTGCCCCAAACAGCTACCGAATCCTGAACATGGCAGACATGGTCACGATGGTGCCACCAGCGAATCTTGTAGAACAGTAG
- a CDS encoding potassium channel family protein, producing the protein MYVVIGGAGMMGLSLAQQLLKLGHTVAIIDIDPLACRFAREKIGVMAFEGSAVSTAILLEAGIRQADAVVAALRNDALNLALITLARSYGISHIVVRMRDREFLEAYRLAQASHIISTVDLAVATMANAIEYPEVESMMHFEQGQVEVLKLPLPEDCYATGRTVAQIAQDPRFPTGSLIIGYQRYPHANLEIPNGNTVLEPGSTILVVTRPELVHPMIDFLGIEASRLPTLEVSHPNL; encoded by the coding sequence ATGTACGTTGTGATTGGGGGCGCAGGGATGATGGGGTTAAGTCTGGCTCAGCAGCTTCTCAAGCTGGGTCATACCGTCGCCATCATTGATATTGATCCGCTTGCCTGTCGATTTGCGCGGGAAAAGATTGGCGTGATGGCGTTTGAGGGCAGTGCCGTCAGCACAGCGATTCTGCTGGAAGCAGGCATTCGACAGGCAGACGCGGTGGTTGCTGCTCTGAGGAATGATGCGCTAAACCTGGCATTAATTACCCTCGCTCGCAGCTATGGAATTTCCCATATTGTGGTGCGAATGCGCGATCGCGAATTTCTGGAAGCTTACCGTTTGGCGCAGGCGAGCCACATTATCAGTACGGTTGACCTAGCCGTTGCAACGATGGCAAATGCGATCGAATATCCTGAGGTTGAGTCAATGATGCACTTTGAGCAGGGGCAGGTCGAAGTGCTCAAGCTGCCCCTTCCCGAAGATTGCTATGCCACAGGTCGCACCGTTGCCCAGATTGCCCAAGATCCGCGCTTTCCGACGGGTTCTCTGATCATCGGCTATCAGCGTTATCCCCATGCCAATCTGGAAATTCCAAATGGTAACACCGTCCTGGAACCTGGCTCAACAATTTTGGTTGTCACCCGCCCTGAACTGGTGCATCCGATGATCGATTTCCTGGGCATTGAGGCTAGTCGTCTTCCAACGTTAGAAGTTTCTCATCCAAATCTTTGA